The genome window TGGGCGACCATGTCATGGTGCACCGCGCCGGTGATGTCATCCCCCGTGTGGAAGCGCCCGTCGCCCATCTGCGCACCGGCGACGAACAGCCCATCGTCTTCCCCGAGGTGTGTCCGAGATGCGGCTCCGCCATCGACACCGGGGAGCAGCGCTGGCGCTGCGAGAACGGCCGCAACTGCCATCTGGTGGCGTCCCTCTCCTACGCCGTGGGCCGCGACCAGCTCGATGTGGAGGGGCTCGGCCACACCCGGGTCGTCCAGCTCGTCGAGGCGGGCCTGGTCGCCGATCTCGCCGATCTGTTCGCCCTCACCCGGGAGCAGCTTCTCGGTCTGGAGCGCATGGGCGAGACCAGCACCGACAACCTCCTCGCCGCGCTGGACACCGCCAGGGGACGGCCGCTGTCGCGGGTGCTGTGCGCGCTGGGGGTGCGGGGTACCGGACGCTCCATGTCCCGCCGGATCGCCCGGTACTTCGCCACCATGGACCACCTCCGCGCCGCCGACGCCGAGGCGATCCAGCGGGTCGAGGGCATCGGCACCGAGAAGGCCCCGTCCATCGTGGCCGAACTCGCCGAACTCGCCCCGCTCATCGACAGGCTCACGGCGGCCGGGGTGAACATGACCGAGCCGGGCGCCACACCGCCCGCCCCGGCCGACGCCGAGTCCGCCGACGCCGGCACCGGCGCGGGCGCGGGCACGGGCACGGGCACGGGCACGGGCACGGGCACGGGCACGGGCGAGGGCACGGGCGAGGGCGCCGACGGCACCGACAGCATCGGCGGCGACGCTCCGCAGCCGTCCTCGGAGCCCGGCGGGCCGCTCGCCGGGATGGCCGTGGTGGTCACGGGCGCGATGACCGGCGTCCTGGAGAAGCTCAGCCGCAACCAGATGAACGAACTCATCGAACGGGCCGGCGGACGCGCCTCCTCCAGCGTCTCCAAGAAGACCTCCCTGGTCGTCGCGGGCGAGAACGCCGGCTCCAAGCGCGCCAAGGCCGAGACCCTCGGCATCCGGCTGGCCGCCCCGGACGAGTTCGCCGCCCTGGTGGCCGACTTCCTGGACTGACCGGACCGGACCGGACCGGCGCCCGGCTCACAGCCGGACGATCACGAGGGCCGTGTCGTCGGTGGCGCGGCCGGCGGGGAGGAGATCGACGAGGAGGGCGTCGGCCAGCGGTTCGAGACCGGCCCGGCGGTGACGGGCGAGCGCCTCGGCGAGACGGACGAGGCCGACGTCGATGTCCTCGTCCCGGCGTTCGATCAGACCGTCCGTGTAGAGGACGAGCCTGTCGCCCTCGGTGAAGTCGACGGTCGCCTCGGGGCGGGGAGTGTGTTCCGGACGGGCGCCGAGCGGTGGATCGGTGGCCTGGTCGAGGAGGACGACCGTGCCGTCGCGGCGCAGCAGGGCGGGCGGCAGATGTCCGGCGCTGCTGTAGGTGATCGTGTGGGTGTCCCAGTCGACGCAGGTCTGCACGGCGGTGGTGTTCTCGGCGCCCTCGACGGAGCGGGCGTACAGACCGAGCGCGTCCAGCGCCTCGGCGGGGCCGTCCGCCACCAGGGACGCGGCGCTCAGCGCGCTGCGCAGCTTGCCCATCACACAGGCGGCGGACAGACCGTGTCCGACGACGTCACCGACGGCGATGCCGATGCGGTCGACACCGGAGAGGTCGACGAGGTCGTACCAGTCGCCGCACACGTTCAGCGCGTCGGTCGCCGGCTGGTAGCGCACGGCGGCCCGGTGGTGGCCGAGCGGGTTGGGCGCGGGCAGCATCGCCTTCTGCAGGGCGAGCGCGACCTCCCGTTCATGGGCGTGCGCCTCGCGCAGCCGTTCGTTGACGTCCTGGAGTTCCCGGGCGCGCGTGTACAGCTCGGCCTCCATCACCCGGGCGCGGTCGCCGGGGGCGCGCTCGCGGGCCCGGATCAGCTCGGTGACCTCCTCCACCTTGTGGATCAGCAGGACCACCTTCCCGTCGGAGTCGAGGAGGGGCGCGTTCACCGGGCTCCAGTACCGCTCCTCCCACTCCCCCGGCCGCTGCACCGACTCCACGTCGTAGCGCTGCAGTGCCATGGCGTCCCGTTCACCGGTCTCGACGACGCGGTTCAGGGAGGCCGCCAGATTGCGCATGCCGTTCGCGGTCGGGTCGCCGGGGTTGTCCGGGAAGACGTCGAAGAGATAGCGGCCGACGACCTGCTCACGGGTGCGGCCCGACATCCGCAGAAACTCCTCGTTCGCGTCCGCGTACACCAGCCCGGGTGTCAGCAGCGCCACCATGCCCGGCAGCGCCTGGAACACCGCCGCGTAGTCGATCTCCGTATCCGCCATGGTCGCCGCCTCAGCGTCCGTCGCGTTCCTGTGATCTCCACCATAGGAGCGGATGGCCGCCGGGGCGCGGTCCTGTTTCCACGAAAAAGTGCTGGTCACCCACGGTTGTGCGCCGGAGGACACAGCGTCGCCGGCGGGCGGGGTTCGCGCGCCGGTCAGCCCGCGGCGCGGAGCAGGATGTCCCGCGTCGACCCCATGCCGTACTTGTCCACGCGGCTGGACAGCGCCGCCGCCTCCCGCAGCAGGGGGCCGAGGTCGATGCCGGCCCGGCGCGCGTCCTCGCACAGGTCGCGCAGGGCGAGCAGTTCGTCACGGGTGTCGGAGCCCTGGTCGACGGCGGAGAGGTGCGGCAGGCGCAGCCGGAAGCCGTCGGGAGTGGGTGCGAAGGCCAGACTCACGCCCCAGCGGAACGCGGTGTGGCGCGCGAAGAGGCCGCGCGGGGCCACCCGCGACGCGTCGTCACCGTCCGCGTACGCGGTGAGCACGGCCCGCAGCACGGTCTCGGCCTCCGCCCGGACGCCCGCCTCGTCCATCGCGGAGGGCCGCTGCCGCATCCGCTCCTCCCAGCCGGGGTCGCCGATGTCCACGGGCTCCTCGGCGATGGGCCGCAGGGCCGCGTCCAGCAGCGCGACCCGCGCCTCGATCCCGGCGAGCCACTCCACGCCGTTCCCCACGCTGCCCCCTCGCCGTTCCCCACGCTGCCCCCTCGCCGTTCCGCACACCGTCCCCCTCAGCAGGGCTGTCGCCACACCCCGAGTTCCAGTCGCTTCACCATCGACGACAGCCGCAGTCTGCGGGACTCGGCGCAGAAGCTGCTCCTGGGTTCGGTGTACTCCACATGGAACACCGCCTTGCCCGCCTCGATGAACGGGGTGAGCCGTGCGCATTCGTCGTACTGGGCGCACTCCTCGTTGACCGCGAAGTCGAAGTCGGCCAGCAGCTGGGGGATCTGCGGCAGGTCGTTCTTCAGGCCCACCGACAGGCCGCGCTCATGGGCGATGTCGGCGATCATACGGTTGTATGCCAGCTGGTCCCGGGCGGTGAGCGGGAAGCCGGTGTCGTTGCCGTAGCCCTCCAGCAGATCGGGCTCCACCGCGTCGAAGCCCTTGTCGCGGCACATGTCGAAGCGGCGTTCCATGAGGGGCCGCAGGACGTCCGACCGCCGGATGTCCAGCCATCGTTCGCCCGCCCAGCCGTTCTCCTCGCCGAGCAGGGCGCGCGGGAAGTCGTCCTTGTCGGGGCGGAAGTCCTCCCAGGCGCCGACGTTGATGTAGCAGATGACCTTGCGGCCGTCGCGGTGCAGCCGGGCCACGTCCGCCGCGGAGTTCTCGAAGCCGTCGATGTCGTAGACCGGTACGTCCGGCGAGGGGTCGACCTTGCCGTCCAGCTGCCACTGCCAGGCGAGACCGGGCCGGGGCCGCCACAGCGCCCTGGAGTCCGTCCCCTTGTCGCCGTCGCCGCCACCGTCACCGGTACAGCCCGTCAGCGTCGAACCCACCAGCGCGGCCAGCAGCACGAGACACACGAACGCCGGCCGCCTCATCCTTCAGTCCCTCGGTCCGTACCTCGATCCGTTCCGGTGAGGGCGGGGGTCAACTGGGCCCAGGGGTTGGGGGGTTCACCGGTGACCGGGCCGCAGACGGCGGCGCCCCGGTCGTGCGCGGTGCGGACGGCGAGCGGGACGAGGGCCTCGGGGACGCCGTAGACGAGGTGACAGAGCCGCTCGGGTGGATGCCGGGCGGCCCAGGCGGGTCTGCTGAACGCCGACACGTACGTCGACCAGTGACCCTCGAAGGTGACGGTCAGGTCGGCGAGGCGCGCGTACCCCGGGGCCGGGTGGACCCCGGGGTTGAGGACGACGGTCCCGGCGCCGAGTCGGCGTACGGCCCGGACGAGCCGGCGGCAGGCGGGCAGGGCGTCCGGGGTGGCCGTCACCCGGTCGAGGAAGCAGCCGTCGGCCGCGTACCACTCCTGGTGACGGCGTACGTCGTCGGCGATCTCGGCGCGGTCGCGCACCCCGTAGTCGGTGTCGACATAGCCGAGCAGCCGGGCCCCGGCCGCGCGCAGGGCCCCGGCCGCCGCCGTGAAGGCGGGGTCGGGGCCGTCGCCGGGGCCGTTCGCGGGGTTGAGGACGACGCCGTACGTACGGGTCGCGGCCCGGATCAGCCGGTGCCAGGCGCCCGGGTCCTCGGCCGGGTGGACGTACAGCGGGATCAGCAGGCTCACGGCGTACGGTCACCCGCCTCGCCGCGCCCGGCGCTCCCTTCCCGTCCGCTCCCCCACAGCGCGGTGAGCGCGTCGTCGAGCGTGTGGACCGGCCGCCAGCCGAGCGCCGCCTCGGCGGCGGTGATGTCGGAACACTGCCAGGACACATCGGCCGACCGCACCGAGCCGAGGACGTGCGCCGAACCGACCGCCCCCGTCCCCCCGCGCGCCCCCGCGCCCAGCGCGTTCTCCTCGATCCGGCCCCGGAAGCCCGCCTTGGCGGCCAGGCCCCGGACCAGCTCGCGGACCGGGACGGCCCGGCCGGCGCCGATGTTGAGGACGGGGGGCAGCGGACCGGGAGCCGTGGCCGCGCGCGCGACCGCTCGGGCGACGTCGCGTACGTCGACGAAGTCGCGGTACGCGGAGAGGTCGCCGAGCGGGAGTACGGCGTCGGGGTCCTGGCCCGCCGTGCGGAGCAGGCCGGCGATGCGGCCGGGCAGGCCGGTCGGCGGGGCGCCGGGGCCGACCGGGTTGCCGACCCGCAGGACCACCGCGTCCAGGCCGGACGTGGTGACGGCGACCGTGCCCGCGAGCTTGGTCGCGCCGTAGGGGGCGAGCGGGCGGGTGGCCGCCGATTCCGTCACCCGGACGTTCGGGACGCCGGGCCCGTACTCGGCGGCCGAGCCCAGATGCACCAGTCGGGCGCCGGGGACGGCCTCGCGGAGCGCGGCGCACAGGACCGCGGGGCCGCGGGCGTTGACCTCGGCGAGGGTCACGGGATCGCCGCCGGTCGCGCCCGCGCAGTTGACCACGGTGTCGGGCGCGGCCGTCGCCAGGATCTTCGCCAGTTCCGGTGCGGTGACGGTGGCGAGGTCCACGGTGTGGTCGGCGGTGGGTCCGCGTCCGCCGCCGAGGACCAGCGCGCCCGGCAGGGCACGCAGCCCCTCGACGACATGGGTGCCCAGATAGCCGGTGTGACCCAGGACGAGAATGCGCATGTGGTGCTCAGGCTCCCTTGAGCAGAAGCGACTTGCGGGTGGTGAACTCGGCGTTGGCCCGGTCGTAGTCGTCGGGGCGCCCTATGTCCAGCCAGTATCCGTCGAAGTCGTAGGCGTGGGGCTGGTTCTGAGCCCTGATCAGATCGAGGACCAACTCGTCGAAGCCCAGCGGCAGTCCGGGGGTGTAGTCGTTCAGGGTGGAGCGGGAGACGCCGTAGACGCCCATGGAGACGCGGTAGTCCATGCTCGGCTTCTCGGTGAAGGCGACGACCCTGGAGTTGTCGGTGGTCAGCACCCCGAAGTCGATGTGGACCTTGCGGGCGTAGGTGGCGATGGTGAGCGGTGCCCCGGACTCGCGGTGGTGGTGCAGGACGTCGGCGTAGTCGAGGTCGGTGAGGATGTCGCCGTTCATGACGAGGAACGACTCGGGCAGCCGCTCGCGCAGGTTGAGCAGGGGGCCCATGGTGCCGAGGGGGCTCTCCTCGGTGGCGTAGTCGACGGTCAGGTCCCACTGGGAGCCGTCGCCGACGTAGGCGCGGATGATCTCGCCGAGGTGGCCGATGGCGATGGTGACATGGGTGAAGCCGGCGGCGGAGAGCTGGCGCAGCACGATCTCCAGGATGGCGTGCTGGTCGCCGATGGGGACGAGCGGCTTCGGCAGCGCGGTCGTGTAGGGCCGCAGCCGGACACCCTTGCCTCCCGCCAGGATCACTGCGTGCATGGTGCTCCTCCTTCGTCGAGGTGCTCACGGATGTGCTTCGCGGATGTGCCGGACGGGAGTCAGATGTTGTAGATGGCGGTCTTGTAGCGGGCGAGGTTGGCCGGGTCGCGGAAGAACTCCACGGTGTGCGCGAGGCCTTCCTCCAGGGTGTGCGCGGGCCGCCAGCCGGTGGCGGCGGTGAGCCGGGTCGCGTCCGCGACCAGCCGCATCACCTCGGAGCCCGCGGGCCGGATGCGGGCCTCGTCCTCACGGACGTCGAGTTCGCTGTCCATGACCTTGCCGATCAGCGCGACGAGGTCGCCGATGGAGATCTCGCCGCCGGTGCCGGCGTTGAAGGTGCGGCCCACGACCTGTGCGGCGGGCGCGGTGCCGACGGTCAGGAACGCCTGCGCGGTGTCCTTGACGAAGGTGAAGTCCCGGGTGGGGCGCAGATCGCCGAGGGTGATGGTCCGCTCCCCCGCCGCGACCTGGCCGATGACCGTGGGGATCACCGCGCGCATCGACTGGCGGGGCCCGAAGGTGTTGAACGGTCTCAGGGTCACCACGGGGGTGTCGAAGCTCGCGTGGTAGCTGTCGGCGAGCCGGTCCCCGCCGGCCTTCGAAGCGGCGTACGGGGACTGGGTGTTGATGGGATGGTCCTCGGTGATCGGCACGGTCCGGGCGGTGCCGTAGGTCTCGCTGGTGGAGGTGTGGACCAGGCGGGGCGTGCCGAGGGCGCGGACGGCCTCCAGGACGTTGAGGGTGCCGGTGACGTTGGTGTCCACATAGCTGTGCGGTGCCTGGTAGGAGTACGGGATCGCGATGAGGGCGGCCAGATGGTAGGCGGTGTCGGCGCCGTCGAGGAGGCCGCGCACGGAGCCGGGGTCGCGGACGTCGCCGAGGACGATGTCGACCTGGTCCAGGACGTCCGGGTGCAGGGTCTCCAGCCAGCCGTAGGAGGAGAACGAGTTGTACTGGGCCATGGCCCGGACCCGGTGGCCGGCGGCGACTAGTGCCTCGGTCAGATGGGAGCCGATGAAGCCCTCGGCTCCGGTGACGGCGGCGATCGGTGCGGAGGTCAACTGGTGTGTCCTTCCGGTCAGTTGGATGTGGGGGGTGGTGTGGTGAAGGTCGTGGGCGAGCCCCGGGGGCTCAGGCG of Streptomyces phaeolivaceus contains these proteins:
- a CDS encoding PP2C family protein-serine/threonine phosphatase, producing MADTEIDYAAVFQALPGMVALLTPGLVYADANEEFLRMSGRTREQVVGRYLFDVFPDNPGDPTANGMRNLAASLNRVVETGERDAMALQRYDVESVQRPGEWEERYWSPVNAPLLDSDGKVVLLIHKVEEVTELIRARERAPGDRARVMEAELYTRARELQDVNERLREAHAHEREVALALQKAMLPAPNPLGHHRAAVRYQPATDALNVCGDWYDLVDLSGVDRIGIAVGDVVGHGLSAACVMGKLRSALSAASLVADGPAEALDALGLYARSVEGAENTTAVQTCVDWDTHTITYSSAGHLPPALLRRDGTVVLLDQATDPPLGARPEHTPRPEATVDFTEGDRLVLYTDGLIERRDEDIDVGLVRLAEALARHRRAGLEPLADALLVDLLPAGRATDDTALVIVRL
- a CDS encoding endo alpha-1,4 polygalactosaminidase, with the protein product MRRPAFVCLVLLAALVGSTLTGCTGDGGGDGDKGTDSRALWRPRPGLAWQWQLDGKVDPSPDVPVYDIDGFENSAADVARLHRDGRKVICYINVGAWEDFRPDKDDFPRALLGEENGWAGERWLDIRRSDVLRPLMERRFDMCRDKGFDAVEPDLLEGYGNDTGFPLTARDQLAYNRMIADIAHERGLSVGLKNDLPQIPQLLADFDFAVNEECAQYDECARLTPFIEAGKAVFHVEYTEPRSSFCAESRRLRLSSMVKRLELGVWRQPC
- a CDS encoding spherulation-specific family 4 protein — its product is MSLLIPLYVHPAEDPGAWHRLIRAATRTYGVVLNPANGPGDGPDPAFTAAAGALRAAGARLLGYVDTDYGVRDRAEIADDVRRHQEWYAADGCFLDRVTATPDALPACRRLVRAVRRLGAGTVVLNPGVHPAPGYARLADLTVTFEGHWSTYVSAFSRPAWAARHPPERLCHLVYGVPEALVPLAVRTAHDRGAAVCGPVTGEPPNPWAQLTPALTGTDRGTDRGTEG
- a CDS encoding NAD-dependent epimerase/dehydratase family protein, whose protein sequence is MRILVLGHTGYLGTHVVEGLRALPGALVLGGGRGPTADHTVDLATVTAPELAKILATAAPDTVVNCAGATGGDPVTLAEVNARGPAVLCAALREAVPGARLVHLGSAAEYGPGVPNVRVTESAATRPLAPYGATKLAGTVAVTTSGLDAVVLRVGNPVGPGAPPTGLPGRIAGLLRTAGQDPDAVLPLGDLSAYRDFVDVRDVARAVARAATAPGPLPPVLNIGAGRAVPVRELVRGLAAKAGFRGRIEENALGAGARGGTGAVGSAHVLGSVRSADVSWQCSDITAAEAALGWRPVHTLDDALTALWGSGREGSAGRGEAGDRTP
- a CDS encoding nucleotidyltransferase family protein, producing MHAVILAGGKGVRLRPYTTALPKPLVPIGDQHAILEIVLRQLSAAGFTHVTIAIGHLGEIIRAYVGDGSQWDLTVDYATEESPLGTMGPLLNLRERLPESFLVMNGDILTDLDYADVLHHHRESGAPLTIATYARKVHIDFGVLTTDNSRVVAFTEKPSMDYRVSMGVYGVSRSTLNDYTPGLPLGFDELVLDLIRAQNQPHAYDFDGYWLDIGRPDDYDRANAEFTTRKSLLLKGA
- a CDS encoding GDP-mannose 4,6-dehydratase; the encoded protein is MTSAPIAAVTGAEGFIGSHLTEALVAAGHRVRAMAQYNSFSSYGWLETLHPDVLDQVDIVLGDVRDPGSVRGLLDGADTAYHLAALIAIPYSYQAPHSYVDTNVTGTLNVLEAVRALGTPRLVHTSTSETYGTARTVPITEDHPINTQSPYAASKAGGDRLADSYHASFDTPVVTLRPFNTFGPRQSMRAVIPTVIGQVAAGERTITLGDLRPTRDFTFVKDTAQAFLTVGTAPAAQVVGRTFNAGTGGEISIGDLVALIGKVMDSELDVREDEARIRPAGSEVMRLVADATRLTAATGWRPAHTLEEGLAHTVEFFRDPANLARYKTAIYNI